GAATCTCTTCCGGGATGCGAACAGAAATAATGGCAGATATCCCTTCACGAACATCTGCTCCCTCTAGATTCTTATCTCTTTCTTTTAAAAGACCAGTTCGTCTTGCATAATCATTAAAAACACGAGTTAGAGCCGTTCGTGCCCCTGTCTCATGTGTTCCGCCATCTTTTGTTCTAACGTTGTTAACAAACGACAATATCGTTTCAGAATAGCCATCACTAAACTGAAAAGCAAATTCAACTTCAATGCCTTCCGATTCTCCGTCTAGGTAAGCCACTTCATGCAGTACATCTTTTTCTTCATTTAAATATGAAACAAATGCTTTTATGCCTGACTCATAGAAAAAAGTTTCTTGTTTGTCAGTCTCTTCATCTTTTAAATTTATTTTTAACCCTTTTAATAAAAATGCAGATTCTCGTAAACGTTCACTTAATGTTTCATATTGATATTTAACAGCGGAGAATATTGTAGAATCTGGTTTGAAATGAATATCTGTTCCTTTTTCTCTCGTCGTACCGATTTTTTCAAGCGTTGTAACTGGCTTTCCACCCCGCTCAAAACGTTGACGAAACTTCTTTCCATCTCGATAAATCGTCACTTCTAGCCATTCAGATAAAGCGTTCACAACAGCAGCACCAACACCATGGAGTCCACCACTTGTTTTATAACCGCCTTGGCCAAATTTACCGCCGGCGTGTAACACGGTCAAAATAACTTCTGTCGTCGGTTTTCCCATTTGGTGCATCCCGGTAGGCATCCCACGTCCGTAATCACGGACACTGACACTACCATCTACATGTAATGTCACATCTATTTCGGCACCGAATCCTGCAAGAGCTTCGTCCACTGCATTATCAACAATCTCGTAGACTAGGTGATGAAGACCGCGTGTATCCGTTGAACCTATATACATTCCAGGCCGTTTTCTAACGGCGTCTAATCCTTCTAGTACTTGGATTGAATCATCATCATATTTATAAACTTCTGGTTGTTTCGTCAAAATTCCGCCTCCATCAAACGAATGTTCTTAACTTTTATCGTACCGCTTCCGGAAAAGGTTGTCAAATCAACGTTTGCAGAAGCTCGCTTCATTAATTGTATATAAAAAATGCCTTGATTGCAACGAGAGCAGAAAACTTTACACCTCATATCATATAACTGCCATTGTCGCATGACCATAGTTCTGATAAACTTAATGCATACTTAGACAACAAAGTGAGGAGTACGTCATGGATTTATTCATAATGATTTTTGCCGCTTATATTCTGGGCTCTATCCCTTCTGCATTATGGGTTGGCAAATGGTTTTACAAAGTAGATGTTCGCGAACATGGCAGCGGTAACCTTGGAGCAACGAATACATTTCGTGTACTTGGAAAAACTGCCGGTTTCATCGTAACATTATTAGATATTTTAAAAGGAACAGCTGCAACACTACTTCCTTTACTTCCGTTTTTTTCGGAAACAACGATTCATCCACTAATTTTAGGACTGATTTCAGTTGTCGGACATATGTATCCGATTTTCGCTAACTTCATAGGTGGGAAGGCAGTCGCTACTTCAGGTGGTGTTGTATTAGGGTATCATTGGCCAGTATTTCTACTTGTCATTATTATCTTTTTTATCGTTTTAAAATTATCAAAAATGGTCTCCTTTACTTCGATGACAGTCGCAATCGTTGGCATTAT
This window of the Sporosarcina ureilytica genome carries:
- the plsY gene encoding glycerol-3-phosphate 1-O-acyltransferase PlsY, whose product is MDLFIMIFAAYILGSIPSALWVGKWFYKVDVREHGSGNLGATNTFRVLGKTAGFIVTLLDILKGTAATLLPLLPFFSETTIHPLILGLISVVGHMYPIFANFIGGKAVATSGGVVLGYHWPVFLLVIIIFFIVLKLSKMVSFTSMTVAIVGIIYSVVYFFNTGDFSLLIVIGLLTLFIFYRHRENIARIRAGTEPKITWLK
- the parE gene encoding DNA topoisomerase IV subunit B, whose protein sequence is MTKQPEVYKYDDDSIQVLEGLDAVRKRPGMYIGSTDTRGLHHLVYEIVDNAVDEALAGFGAEIDVTLHVDGSVSVRDYGRGMPTGMHQMGKPTTEVILTVLHAGGKFGQGGYKTSGGLHGVGAAVVNALSEWLEVTIYRDGKKFRQRFERGGKPVTTLEKIGTTREKGTDIHFKPDSTIFSAVKYQYETLSERLRESAFLLKGLKINLKDEETDKQETFFYESGIKAFVSYLNEEKDVLHEVAYLDGESEGIEVEFAFQFSDGYSETILSFVNNVRTKDGGTHETGARTALTRVFNDYARRTGLLKERDKNLEGADVREGISAIISVRIPEEILQFEGQTKGKLGTSEARSVTESVISQKLLYFLEENAELSASLIRKAIRSQQAREAARKAREDARSGKKRRRSETLLSGKLTPAQSRNAARNELYLVEGDSAGGSAKQGRDRVFQAILPLRGKVINTEKAKLEDIMKNEEINMIIHAIGAGVGTDFHIEDAAYDKIVIMTDADTDGAHIQVLLLTFFYRYMKPLVEAGKVFIALPPLFKVFKGTGKKEKVEYAWTETDLDAAVEKIGKGYMLQRYKGLGEMNADQLWETTMNPATRTLIRVTIEDGAKAERRITTLMGDKVEPRRRWIEENVDFGQLEEHNILDNEFIHVEEDYE